CGTTGACAGCCGGTGATGTTTGCTAAAGAACGTTAAGAGAAGTAAGCTCTCTGTGAGAACAAACTAAGAGAAAACTTCCCCACCGTACCTTAATATCACATATTTCTGGGATTTTGGTAGCTATTTCAATTGTTCTAAGAATTTTATATCAGCTTTTTCGGTAAGCTCGCCATTGATAGTCCCAGCATCCTTACAGTTTACCTCTTTTTAACAGGCACCAGCACTGTGGTTTTGCTAATAATTTCCCTTGAATATTTCTCAAGGTGGCTGGAAAATTGAAGCCAACCCACAATGAGTTCAAGCAGTGGCTCCATTGATGAAACTTATTATGATGTACTGTCTTTGAGGGAAGATGCTAGCTACGATGAAATAAGAGCCAGCTATCGTTCTTCTCTCCTTAATTTCCACCCTGATAAGTTACAAGCTATGTGCCATAAATCTCATTTAGACGACATTGCGGGAGAAAGATACTTGAAGGTGCAGAAGGCTTGGGAAGTCCTCAGCAGCTCAATGTCCCGTGCAGCTTATGACAGAGAGCTCCAAGTTGCCAAAGGCGATGCAATTGGTGCAGAGAGCATAAGGTTGGAGGATATGGGTGTGGAAGATAAAGGTGAAGTTGTAGAACTCCTTTATCAGTGCCGTTGTGGAGATTACTTCTTTATTGATTCGGGGGAGTTGGATGAAATGGGATGTCCATTGTTGAGGAATGGGAGAAAGGTTTCTTTAAGGACTCTGGATGTGTTGCCTGCTTCCGTTGTTTTTCCTTGTGGTTCTTGCTCTTTGAAAGTTCGTTTACTTATTGATTCGAACTCAAGTGTTTTGAATGATTGAAACCACattgatttcttttaatatcCTTGGCGTTTCTTTCTTGAACGATTTCAATGTTTGAGAGAGCTTGCTGGACCAAATGAGAATGGTTACTGGCCTATTTTAGCATCGAGGGGGATGAATCCACTGCCCCTCTGCCTCTGGTGGTGATCTTTCTTGTTGTTGGCTTGCCCACATGTCTCTCTGGGCGGGTAAGGGATTGGCTAAAGGATGCCTTGGGAGGTTGGTTTCTTAAAGGTGAGTTTTAGATTCTACAGAATACGAGGCTTCAGGTTTCCTTCAGCACCAAATTAGAGGAACTTCAAAGACAAAGGttcttttggttctttttgtAATAGTGTTAGTGTTCAATCCATTCAAGGGTCCTTCGTAATTTTAACCTTGTgatcatttaattttggaagtAATTTTATAGCTCTTTAGACGGGGAAACCTTCACTCAGTCCCTAGGTTATTACCTtgttaaattttgattgaGGTATTAATATTTCTATATGTTCATAACTTTAACatagaaaaagataaaacataaagaaaaaaaaaacattactaTACTAATATACTATTAATAGTAAGCATTTTAACTTATTTGCAAAggataaaatgtttatttgttaatttaaacacttatttaataatttttaaaaaaatatcaatcgACATCAATATTTCATAGCATATCACtcaacaaattaaaatggGACCCAGCATGATTTTTCTCAATAATTATGACATAATTTAACCAGATCAAATGCTTTTGTACCCAACTAAACgtgaaaagggaagaaatattttaagaataaccTAATAACATTCTCAACTTACTTAAGATGAGGCGTCTCTATCCCATCTTGTAGGAATATATTATCAGCAGCAGCATCTTTGCCTTTAAGCAGCCGGATGAAGATGCTTTGCCTCGCATAACAAGCACGATGGTGAACAAGTCAAATTGGATGGCTAGCAATCAATgttaaaaagtcaaataatGACCCTGTAATTCCTCCTCTCTTGAAGGTCGATGGCGACACTGTGGAAACATGGATATGATCGGCATCAATAAACATAACTGGTATAATAAATCAGCCAATAAGCACTTCAATGAAGGGAGGACGTTGCTATCCACTTCCTAAGTCACAAGTCCGAGAAAAGTCTGGTTATGATTAGAGTGCAAATGGACAGCACGAAGCGttctcaaattaaatttctgAAAAGTGAGTCTCACCTTTAATGCACACCACCCACCACTAACACCATTTCCAATCCAATGGTAGAAGAGCAGACCCAATTCAGGAAAAGATCTAATCAGTTcgatttggaaaaaaaatttaattaaaagaagaaagatatCAAGTCGAACTGATTTAAAACGAGCCTTATGATACGAAGTAGCACAttttaggggaaaaaaagagtAGACTGATCAACTTCTTCATTTAAAACGAGCAAACTTTGTATATGGACAGCATACCAGATTGATACCAAACTTTTAAATCGGCTGTTTGTTTTTCGTACTCTTCTCCTCCCATGAGCTTTAATATTGGAAGTGCCGCCCCCCGACCAGGTTGTCAAAAGTAGGAGATATTGGTTGGTTAATGTCTCAATTCGCCCAAATCTTGAGCATTAAGAGAGAATCCAAGCGCCTAGAAAAGTAGGTGTTAGATTAGCATACAGCATGCCAATTAATTTTCGAAGTAATGGAAGAATGAGAATACAGTGTGAGCTTTGTGCTGGAATCTTTAGTGCAGTTCAACATCATTTGTTGGAGTGTCTTGTGCTCTCTTCTAACTTTGTCTTTACACCGAAGGATTAGAAAACGTTATTTTCAATAAGCTGTGAAGGCACTGTCAAAAATGGAGCCATTTTGAACCCTCAGTAAGGGGGCATTAATTCTTTATATAGTTTCTGGCTCAtaaaccaaccaaaaaatCTTGCTTCTCCAATATGGGCGTCTTTTATCAAGAAGACCCACCAAATCCTTCAAGGAAATGCTTTCTAGCAGGTGCTTTGAAGGATGTACTCTGCAACTGCCATAATTTTAGCAAACCACAGCCAAATTCCAACGCAGAGGATGATTATCCAACGAGTGACTTTGATGATGAAGAGGAAGTACTCACTCACCAACTTATCCTCGCATATCAACAGATATATAACCTTTTGTTTACTCTTTCACCTTACATGAAATCTGTTTCTCTAAGTTTTATATCCATTTCTCAGGAAATTGTATCGGAAATCAGAAGTCGGGCAATGGAAAAGTTGAGACGAAAGACTAACCTGTCAGACAGCTTTTCCTGGGTTTTCTCACCTGCAACCAAAGAATTATATATTACTTCAATGGAGATTGAGAAGATAGATGAACCTGGAAATGAAGATAACACAGGAGATGAGTTCTACTCAGTTCAGAGTTTTCTCACATGTTCAAGTGCTGCAACAAAGGAAGCATTCTTTTCTGTAGAGGCCAACTTTTCCCGATGTTCGAGCTTAAATGGTCTTAATTTTCTGGATGAAGATCTCAAGAGGCGCACCATCTTACAGGAATTGTTTCATTGTGAAGGATGGCCGTTTGGTCTTTGCAGGAAAGCGGTGTTACTTCCACCTCTGCCCAAGTCGCCATCTGAATCTTGGTTATGGAGTAAGGGCACCAAAATTGTGAAGATATGATGTCAAAATTCGGTGCTAAGTTctgtttttttgtattttgctGCTGCCAGAAGTAACGTTGAGATTGAAGAGTAAAACGTGGCTCCTCTTAGTAACAAAATTCTTCAAGCTATTGATCtgattaaaaacaattttcaacTCTTCTTCACCTCATAAACATATGTATTAACCCTCTTAAATTAATTACCGCTAATATGCAGTTGCAGTAGTAATAATCATAGTTAAGGTTGCCCCCTCCGTAGATCACAGAACTCTTCAAGAACACATAAATGCAAAAACATGAAACTGATGATATAAACTTGTAAAAGGAACCCAATaattggcaaacatgcaaggaAGTTAAATTCCGAGAACTCATTtgtcaatgtgagatcttattCAATTGCCATTAAATCCACAATTTATTGGATTTGAGAGAAGACAGACaataaaacattgaaaaacaAACACCCAAACTAGAGTAGGCTAGCAACTACAGCCAAACTTTCAAAGAAGCCAAATTTATGCCCTTTGCTCGACATATGACCCTGATAGACCAGAGGTTCCCAGCACAGAAACCTGtcgtaaaataaaatagaagctATGGTTAACAAAAATTGTTTAATGGTCAATACTCGTTTCACcaacttatttatttgaaaatagcAATTAACAAACTATATAGCGAGAAGCTTTTTACCTTTCCCCACTCGGATCCAAGGCCACTGCATCTCATTTTCAAGTATATCATCTTAGTTCCTAACTCGGTTTCAACTTTCTTTCGCAGATAGTTTTCCTCGGGACCAAATGCATCCAAGTAGGCTGTATAGCGATCATAAACTGTTTGTAGTGCCTTCTTAAGCTCATCAGACAAAGGCTTAACATCCTGTAGATAGACTCGGAAGTTTTCACTTGATAAGAAGCTGGAGaggaaacaaatttaatttgataaatatataatttccaATACCTCGCCACTGACACCAATGCTATCatcaatttccattttcaagtTGATAAGTATATCACCAAAATCCTCTGCCGCTTCAGCTGCTCTGAAAACATTTTCCACAATTTCCTTTCCAGCCTTGTCTTCAGTGCTTCCAGATAATGCTGCCTTTACATCATAGACAACAGACTCGGGAAGGTTATCCCAACTTGCAGCCATCAAATCCTTGAAAGCATTCTGAAGCTTGGTATCTCCAATTGTAGGCATATTAACTACATCAACACTAAAAAATCTAGCGTGCGCTACACCAGATAGATAGCCACAATCTGCTGAAATTTACCAGAAGAAACAGGCATATgatatattttcaaacattataatactgaaaaaataatttaattcagtCTATCAACGTTATTCAGTCACTTCACATTGCAGCGAGCTGAAACAATAAAACTTTGCACAGTGCACATTTCTACACagattttaaaactatagTTGATATTCCTTCTCTCTGATACGagatttattttgttaaaaatctTTAAGACAAAGCATTGCTTAAAGTAACAATAAGGGGAACTTAAAGAAACTCGGCATTTCAACAAAACTAACCACAAATTGCGAACAATATGAAGACTTGATGATAAATACTAATGCAGAAAAGAACATAGCAGTTTACTGTCCAAATATAGCAagcaaaattttgatttgtaaGAACTACATCTGTATGTGCAATTCATGGTAGAAGAACTATACATTTAACTAATCACCAGTAAGACACAAGCATATCAGCAACCAACTGAGAAAATCAATAGCTAGCATTAATTAAGTTGAATAAAGAATAGCGAATGACTTCATCAGAAATTCCGCTTCTTTCCAATATTAATCAGGAGAGATTTGAATCTATAATAAATAGCTGTAAGTATTACTAATTAGGAGGAATACCAGAAGAAACTCTCAGCGGAAAATCTGAGAAAGAAGAACGATGAGACgacagagagaagaaactTCGGGCAGCCTGACGGTGACTCTGTAGTAAATTCCGGTGCGTGACGCCGGCGATGACGTAAGATCTGGCGCGAACAGAACGCAATAATGATCTGAGAATCACCATTTTCTCCGAGACTTCCGGTTTTTTCCTCGAAACGGCAAAATTGAAAGCTAACTCGAGGCAAGAGGCTGTTCGATGACCGGGtgtagtaaaagaaaagagttagTATCCAATTTCAGAGGAGTGCCAccctccatttcttcttttatttgtttttgggGCCGACATTGTTGGGCCATTTAGGCCCACGGCCCAATCATGGCATTTggagtttattttattttgaaaaacggCAAAAATGACTTAACTCAAGcctttttaagtatttttatttattaatttttttaataaaaaataattttaatcgTCTTTAAACATTGAAGAAGTTAACTGAACCCTTCacgtaattaatttttctaaaaggAAAATTCTAATTATGACACCTTGTGTATGATGAAACATTTGTTAATATTCACCAATGgcaattaatatattatttaaaattaaaagaccaCAACAGTAACATATATGCATAACTTAAGCCTCATGGTTGGTGGCTTCATCTTCCAAATACTTATCTCTTCACCATAAATAATGGAGCTAACCAGATAAACCAACGAAGCCCACACATTCTTCACAATTCAATCCATAAATCAGAAGAATAGACCCTCTATGGACTCACTAAGCCATTTGCTCGCCCCTGGTATCCTTCTTCCATGGAATCCGGCGAACCAGAAACAGCCTTCGAGTTACTCCCACTTCTTCGCGTCCACAAGAACGGACGAATTGAGCGCCTCATCGGCACTGATTTCGTTCCACCGGGGACCGACCCTCTCACCGGCGTCACATCCAAAGACGTAACAATATTCCCGGAATCCGGCGTCTCCGCCAGACTCTTCCTCCCAAACCTCACTCACTCGACTCAACGCCTTCCCCTCGTAGTCTATTTCCACGGCGGTTGCTTCTGCACCCAATCCCCATTCACGGCCAAGTACCACAACTACCTCAACGCCCTCACCGCCGAAGCCAAAGTCCTGGCGGTTTCCGTCAACTATAGGAAGGCACCAGAGCATCCCGTTCCCGCCGCCTACGAAGATTCATGGGCTGCCCTTCAATGGGCCATTTCACATTGTGAGGGGAAAGGACCTGAGATTTGGTTGAACAAACATGCAGATTTCAGAAGGCTGTTTCTGGCCGGAGCTAGTGCCGGTGCCAACATCGCCCACAACCTGGCGATGTTGGCCGGCGAACCTGATTACGGGGAGAACATGGAGCTTGTTGGGGTTGCTTTGGAGCATCCATATTTCTGGAGCAGTGCGAGAACTGCTAAGGAGGCAGAGGATCCAATGAGGACGAGATTGTTTGAACGGCTGTGGGGGTTTATTTGTCCAGCGAGACCGGAGAACGATGATCCATGGGTGAATCCAGTGGCTGGGGGGGCAGCGAGGCTGGCTGGGATGGGAAGTGGGAGGGTTCTGGTTTGTGTGGCTGAGAAGGATGTGCTGAGAGACAGAGGAAGGCATTACTATGAGGCGTTGGCGGGCAGTGGGTGGTTGGGGGTGGCAGAGATTGTGGAAACAGAGGATGAGGATCATTTGTTTCATTTGAATGATTTGGAAGGTCAGAAGGCTAAGGATTTGATCCGAAGGCTGGGGGCTTTCTTCAACAGAGACATGCCCCATTCACTGCTGCGTTGAGTCTGGTCTTCTATTTCTAAGGCTAATATTTCCAAGAaaccaaatttgtaatttttgttaaagtTATGCAGAGTTCAGAGACCACATTTGATACTTTCCGTCGTTAACAacaggaatcaatacaagttATACGTGGAAAGTTAAAGAaaccaaaactaaaaaacGAGAAACTCAAAGATAAAATCAGATATCATCATATAAACCCAATAAAATCAGCATCAATCAAGTTCTAAAGTTTACCATTTCTGTCTCTATCAACTAAAAAAGGGAGATAGGAATTACAATAGATCAAAACCAATAAGCATTGAAAGATCTTACATCCCGATCAGATCGCAATGGACGTGTAGCTTCTCATAGGGCGATGTTTAAATAGAGCACCTTTTAGTTGCAGGATAACAATGTGGAGCTTCAAAATACTACCGTGTCTAGCATTGTTCCTAATGTTTGGATGATGTTTGATGACATCAAGTTGGAGACATGTTCTTCAAGGTGTTTCTTAGCATCTTGTCTGCCCACATTTGCTATTGCGAGCTTCTCAGGGGGCAACTCATCTTCCTCCTGGACTGCTTTGTTGTACTTGATAGCCAAGCTCAGCATTTCCTGAAATGAATAAATACATCAATTAGCAGTCTATTGAATAGATACCTTTCATGGTCCAAAGGACTTTGCTTACTTGAATGGTCTGCTCGTTGGTTTTCGAATGGGTAT
The nucleotide sequence above comes from Cucurbita pepo subsp. pepo cultivar mu-cu-16 chromosome LG11, ASM280686v2, whole genome shotgun sequence. Encoded proteins:
- the LOC111805768 gene encoding DPH4 homolog, yielding MSSSSGSIDETYYDVLSLREDASYDEIRASYRSSLLNFHPDKLQAMCHKSHLDDIAGERYLKVQKAWEVLSSSMSRAAYDRELQVAKGDAIGAESIRLEDMGVEDKGEVVELLYQCRCGDYFFIDSGELDEMGCPLLRNGRKVSLRTLDVLPASVVFPCGSCSLKVRLLIDSNSSVLND
- the LOC111805791 gene encoding succinate dehydrogenase subunit 5, mitochondrial-like isoform X1, which gives rise to MVILRSLLRSVRARSYVIAGVTHRNLLQSHRQAARSFFSLSSHRSSFSDFPLRVSSADCGYLSGVAHARFFSVDVVNMPTIGDTKLQNAFKDLMAASWDNLPESVVYDVKAALSGSTEDKAGKEIVENVFRAAEAAEDFGDILINLKMEIDDSIGVSGEDVKPLSDELKKALQTVYDRYTAYLDAFGPEENYLRKKVETELGTKMIYLKMRCSGLGSEWGKVSVLGTSGLSGSYVEQRA
- the LOC111805466 gene encoding probable carboxylesterase 2, giving the protein MHNLSLMTLYGLTKPFARPWYPSSMESGEPETAFELLPLLRVHKNGRIERLIGTDFVPPGTDPLTGVTSKDVTIFPESGVSARLFLPNLTHSTQRLPLVVYFHGGCFCTQSPFTAKYHNYLNALTAEAKVLAVSVNYRKAPEHPVPAAYEDSWAALQWAISHCEGKGPEIWLNKHADFRRLFLAGASAGANIAHNLAMLAGEPDYGENMELVGVALEHPYFWSSARTAKEAEDPMRTRLFERLWGFICPARPENDDPWVNPVAGGAARLAGMGSGRVLVCVAEKDVLRDRGRHYYEALAGSGWLGVAEIVETEDEDHLFHLNDLEGQKAKDLIRRLGAFFNRDMPHSLLR
- the LOC111805791 gene encoding succinate dehydrogenase subunit 5, mitochondrial-like isoform X2; translated protein: MVILRSLLRSVRARSYVIAGVTHRNLLQSHRQAARSFFSLSSHRSSFSDFPLRVSSDCGYLSGVAHARFFSVDVVNMPTIGDTKLQNAFKDLMAASWDNLPESVVYDVKAALSGSTEDKAGKEIVENVFRAAEAAEDFGDILINLKMEIDDSIGVSGEDVKPLSDELKKALQTVYDRYTAYLDAFGPEENYLRKKVETELGTKMIYLKMRCSGLGSEWGKVSVLGTSGLSGSYVEQRA
- the LOC111805793 gene encoding uncharacterized protein LOC111805793, whose protein sequence is MGVFYQEDPPNPSRKCFLAGALKDVLCNCHNFSKPQPNSNAEDDYPTSDFDDEEEEIVSEIRSRAMEKLRRKTNLSDSFSWVFSPATKELYITSMEIEKIDEPGNEDNTGDEFYSVQSFLTCSSAATKEAFFSVEANFSRCSSLNGLNFLDEDLKRRTILQELFHCEGWPFGLCRKAVLLPPLPKSPSESWLWSKGTKIVKI